In Oryza brachyantha chromosome 2, ObraRS2, whole genome shotgun sequence, a single window of DNA contains:
- the LOC102718989 gene encoding uncharacterized protein LOC102718989, giving the protein MTSKFMITYKRKRVTSHVYSADGTTLKSSGASSSVPVSNLTPKYGVGADNDILHGDNFSTSTKQEDVSDSVQQVIKEESPKQSAHASGQERAELTSCESLSQKEQPDICSTHTSIGEEGDNKLERTDGTNNQSLVSSCVHAGRTINQAEDSNASASVGVNCQLQPSNTTEPSKSKSRFSPLLTFRRRVKNKIGLEEPAAGSYSINNDKHCSTLTCTPRSTPLNGAPMFKQTGGSTLDVEDKVTIAGTSTGQSVIAEHLLEQKSPHIPKSAIHHMVPSQPAKDANQSSTPEDGTPVSEFIRVQEVSELDARVEDSNRTTADAIEVQKVIEVKGDEHGNRETSSLQSPRKKINVDLSKPANRSEAADLLESQGLTKNIPIIVLDDDSDERGKEQEKSEVLDQLVQEKNKSSLSLEQINLNLHCAELPQESLVNLDGTSVYKLQDQDQYVHEQKQMPHPVERLFFTKEKDAMHGKQHHHEGTSTMHKSYSNFFDPAPSSSWNAGNFKEPSSMPSELKFRILDKVPEFNLDLRLDNFPDNNVSALRHNKLFRGGTSSGSHFLKERLGKYSYKRHLVPWSEEELDFLWIGVRRYGTNNWNAMLRDRRLRFSNSRNAEDLAKQWDKEQRHLLGADFLQSIRSSAQCPPPPSHIQEDYVGNSSWSGCSKSPFLSAPTDLSLGDMFLRSARTSERGQHHLSNLGMLNLHPTDNGPRNLSLGGFPVSSSPYGRSSSKRRRVSKLPKSYYDNKAVWCQDPSERVAQFLPINQEPINNLPEWLTKDSEMPGVSRVDAELWPSIKAPGHSAVDRLNDMKPHVLPDGSLKRAPKRKGEWRTISKKLFQTGDGALDLNQRAAAMAGPLGAAGTSDTGASSEETVSDS; this is encoded by the exons ATGACCAGCAAGTTCATGATAACCTACAAAAGGAAGCGTGTTACATCTCATGTATATTCAGCTGATGGCACAACTCTCAAGTCTTCTGGCGCTTCCAGTAGTGTACCTGTCAGCAATTTAACCCCAAAATATGGGGTTGGTGCTGATAATGACATTTTACATGGAGATAATTTT TCAACTTCTACAAAGCAAGAGGATGTATCTGATTCAGTGCAACAGGTCATCAAAGAAGAATCACCTAAACAAAGTGCACATGCTTCAGGCCAAGAGCGAGCAGAACTTACTTCatgtgaatcattatctcaaaAAGAACAGCCTGATATATGTTCCACCCATACTTCAATTGGGGAAGAAGGTGATAATAAATTAGAACGCACAGATGGCACAAATAATCAGAGTCTTGTTTCCAGTTGTGTGCATGCTGGCAGGACAATTAATCAGGCAGAAGATTCTAATGCCTCTGCTTCTGTGGGAGTAAATTGTCAACTGCAACCAAGTAATACTACCGAACCTAGTAAATCGAAGAGTAGATTTAGTCCTCTGCTTACATTTCGTAGGCgagttaaaaacaaaattggttTGGAGGAGCCTGCAGCAGGAAGTTATTCAATAAATAATGACAAACATTGCTCAACACTAACATGCACCCCCCGGAGTACACCACTGAATGGTGCACCTATGTTCAAACAAACTGGTGGCAGCACTTTGGATGTTGAAGATAAG GTGACTATAGCGGGAACAAGCACGGGGCAATCTGTAATTGCTGAACACTTGCTTGAACAAAAAAG TCCACATATACCAAAATCAGCAATACATCATATGGTTCCCTCGCAGCCTGCTAAAGATGCAAACCAAAGTTCAACCCCAGAAGATGGTACACCCGTATCTGAGTTTATCAGAGTGCAAGAAGTCAGTGAGCTAGATGCAAGAGTGGAGGACTCAAACAGAACAACAGCAGATGCTATTGAAGTACAAAAAGTTATCGAAGTGAAGGGGGATGAACATGGTAATAGGGAGACTAGTTCTCTACAGTCACCaaggaaaaagataaatgtTGATTTGTCGAAACCTGCCAATAGATCTGAGGCAGCTGATCTTTTAGAGTCTCAGGGTTTGACAAAAAATATTCCAATTATTGTCTTGGATGATGATAGTGATGAGAGGGGCAAAGAGCAGGAAAAATCAGAGGTCCTTGATCAGTTGGTccaggagaaaaataaaagtagtcTTTCTTTGGAGCAGATCAATTTAAATCTACATTGTGCTGAATTACCACAAGAGAGTCTTGTCAATTTGGACGGGACATCAGTTTACAAACTGCAAGATCAG GACCAATATGTTCATGAACAAAAGCAAATGCCCCACCCAGTTGAAaggttattttttacaaaGGAGAAGGATGCTATGCATGGTAAACAACATCATCACGAAGGAACCTCAACCATGCATAAGTCTTACTCAAATTTTTTCGATCCAGccccatcatcatcatggaATGCTGGTAATTTCAAGGAACCAAGTAGCATGCCATCAGAACTGAAGTTCAGAATATTGGACAAGGTTCCTGAATTCAATTTAGATCTCAGATTGGATAATTTCCCAGACAACAATGTATCTGCCCTCAGGCACAATAAGTTGTTTCGTGGAGGCACCTCCAGTGGATCCCATTTTCTGAAAGAAAGGCTTGGAAAATACTCCTACAAAAGGCACTTGGTTCCGTGGTCAGAAGAAGAATTGGATTTTCTTTGGATTGGAGTTAGGAGGTACGGAACAAATAACTGGAACGCAATGTTGAGGGATAGACGGCTACGGTTTTCTAATTCAAGAAATGCTGAGGATCTTGCAAAGCAATGGGACAAGGAGCAAAGACACCTTCTGGGTGCGGATTTCCTTCAATCGATTAGATCATCTGCTCAATGCCCTCCGCCTCCTTCACACATACAGGAAGATTATGTTGGAAACAGTTCTTGGTCTGGATGCTCGAAGTCACCATTTCTTTCTGCTCCAACTGACCTTTCATTAGGTGACATGTTTCTTCGGAGTGCCCGAACCTCAGAGAGAGGGCAACATCACTTATCAAACCTGGGCATGTTAAACCTTCATCCAACCGACAATGGACCAAGGAATTTGTCTCTAGGAGGCTTCCCTGTATCTTCCTCCCCATATGGGAGAAGTTCTAGCAAGCGCAGGAGGGTGTCCAAGCTTCCCAAGTCATACTATGACAACAAGGCAGTTTGGTGCCAAGATCCATCTGAGAGGGTGGCTCAGTTCCTTCCCATAAACCAGGAGCCAATCAACAATCTTCCTGAGTGGCTTACGAAGGACTCTGAGATGCCAGGCGTAAGCCGGGTTGACGCAGAGCTGTGGCCGAGCATTAAGGCACCAGGTCATTCTGCAGTAGACCGACTGAATGATATGAAGCCACATGTTCTTCCTGATGGATCACTGAAGCGTGCTCCCAAGAGGAAGGGAGAGTGGCGCACCATCAGCAAGAAACTGTTCCAGACCGGCGATGGCGCCTTGGATCTAAACCAGAGAGCTGCTGCCATGGCGGGACCTCTCGGTGCCGCTGGAACGAGTGATACCGGTGCATCATCTGAAGAGACGGTTTCAGACAGTTGA